One region of Kytococcus sedentarius DSM 20547 genomic DNA includes:
- the pepN gene encoding aminopeptidase N, whose translation MPSLTRDEAQARASLIDVESMEVDLDLTTSSTTFESDTRIVFRAAAAEPTFVDLKAVDVHEVELNDVALDPATVVDGRLPITPDEGRNTLCVRATMPFSNDGQGLHRSVDPEDHREYVYGHLFLDAAPKVFACFDQPDLKAPYTVTVTAPREWVVTGNGDPVHEGDGQWRLATTKPLSTYFVTVCAGPYVQQRDTWRGPDGQVVPLVLHARASLAEELAAQAPQMFEVTRQCMSYFHELFGIDYPFGEYHQIFVPEFNAGAMENPGCVTFRDQFVFQGAITRQGLLSRTNTIAHEMAHMWFGDLVTPVWWDDLWLNESFAEYMAHRACVAATEFTEAWVDFGVGRKPWGYAAERSPSTHPVAGAPAHDGDTALQNFDGISYAKGASALRQLIEWMGDEHFISGVRDHLTTHAYGNATLADFLGSMESASGRDVQGWAAAWLETAGLDRISVELTTRQDADGVPVIETATVVRDQPQDAAGAPANRPHALTIAGWTDGDRAWEVELELDADRVEVPELAGRPVPRLVVPNAADTTWATAVLDAESLAALPAQLPQVDEPVTRAMLWAALFDAVAEGETDPRELVATFTRAFPAESDASILATAGASTARFVRTMVPAAEREGLLEALAAAGRERTATAEPGTTTAWLGARVVASCSSDAEELRRWARGQDLPEGLEADDDFRWQAVKRLAQLGALDGELELMAQHDTSLSGQLSALMARAAQPDAESKAWAWAELAGRESGRSNYERNNLAQGFWSSGEPEVLAGYVERYLTEVPALSGVVGEDALARVAQLAFPLPVPTQATADAVDAVLAGGTVSPAVRRSMVDQRAVLTEVLRSQERHGA comes from the coding sequence ATGCCCTCGCTGACCCGTGACGAAGCCCAGGCCCGTGCGTCCCTCATCGACGTGGAGTCGATGGAGGTGGACCTGGACCTGACAACCAGCTCGACGACCTTCGAGTCCGACACCCGGATCGTCTTCCGGGCCGCTGCGGCCGAGCCGACCTTCGTGGACCTCAAGGCGGTCGACGTCCACGAGGTGGAGCTGAACGACGTGGCGCTGGACCCAGCCACGGTCGTCGACGGGCGCCTGCCGATCACGCCGGACGAGGGGCGCAACACCCTCTGCGTGCGCGCCACCATGCCCTTCTCCAACGACGGCCAGGGGCTGCACCGGTCGGTGGACCCCGAGGACCACCGGGAGTACGTCTACGGGCACCTCTTCCTGGACGCCGCGCCCAAGGTCTTCGCCTGCTTCGACCAGCCGGACCTCAAGGCGCCCTACACGGTGACGGTCACCGCGCCCCGGGAGTGGGTCGTCACCGGCAACGGCGACCCGGTCCACGAGGGTGACGGGCAGTGGCGCCTGGCCACCACCAAGCCGCTGTCCACCTACTTCGTCACCGTGTGCGCCGGGCCGTACGTGCAGCAGCGCGACACCTGGCGCGGCCCGGACGGCCAGGTGGTGCCGCTGGTGCTGCACGCCCGGGCCTCGCTGGCCGAGGAGCTTGCGGCCCAGGCCCCGCAGATGTTCGAGGTCACCCGCCAGTGCATGAGCTACTTCCACGAGCTCTTCGGCATCGACTACCCGTTCGGCGAGTACCACCAGATCTTCGTGCCGGAGTTCAACGCCGGTGCCATGGAGAACCCCGGCTGCGTGACCTTCCGGGACCAGTTCGTCTTCCAGGGGGCGATCACCCGGCAGGGCCTGCTCTCACGCACGAACACCATCGCCCACGAGATGGCGCACATGTGGTTCGGCGACCTGGTGACCCCCGTCTGGTGGGACGACCTGTGGCTCAACGAGTCGTTCGCCGAGTACATGGCGCACCGCGCGTGCGTCGCGGCCACCGAGTTCACCGAGGCCTGGGTGGACTTCGGCGTCGGTCGCAAGCCGTGGGGGTACGCCGCCGAGCGCTCGCCCTCCACCCACCCGGTGGCCGGCGCCCCGGCGCACGACGGCGACACCGCGCTGCAGAACTTCGACGGCATCAGCTACGCCAAGGGCGCCTCGGCGCTGCGGCAGCTCATCGAGTGGATGGGGGACGAGCACTTCATCTCAGGCGTGCGCGACCACCTCACCACGCACGCCTACGGCAACGCCACGCTGGCGGACTTCCTGGGGTCCATGGAGAGCGCGTCCGGTCGTGACGTCCAGGGCTGGGCGGCGGCGTGGTTGGAGACCGCGGGGCTCGACCGGATCTCGGTGGAGCTCACCACGCGGCAGGACGCCGACGGGGTGCCGGTCATCGAGACGGCGACGGTCGTGCGCGACCAGCCGCAGGATGCCGCCGGTGCGCCGGCGAACCGCCCCCACGCCCTCACCATCGCGGGGTGGACCGACGGCGACCGCGCCTGGGAGGTGGAGCTGGAGCTGGACGCCGACCGCGTGGAGGTGCCGGAGCTGGCGGGCCGCCCCGTGCCGCGCCTGGTGGTCCCCAACGCCGCCGACACCACCTGGGCCACGGCGGTGCTCGATGCGGAGTCCCTGGCCGCGCTGCCCGCTCAGCTGCCGCAGGTGGACGAGCCGGTGACGCGGGCGATGTTGTGGGCCGCCCTCTTCGATGCGGTGGCCGAGGGGGAGACCGACCCGCGCGAGCTCGTGGCGACCTTCACCCGGGCCTTCCCGGCGGAGTCCGACGCCTCGATCCTGGCCACGGCCGGTGCCTCCACCGCACGCTTCGTGCGCACCATGGTCCCCGCCGCCGAGCGGGAGGGTCTGCTCGAGGCGCTCGCGGCCGCGGGCCGGGAGCGCACGGCCACCGCCGAGCCGGGCACGACGACCGCGTGGCTCGGGGCCCGGGTGGTGGCCAGCTGTTCCTCCGATGCCGAGGAGCTGCGCCGCTGGGCGCGGGGGCAGGACCTGCCCGAGGGCCTGGAGGCCGATGACGACTTCCGGTGGCAGGCCGTCAAGCGCCTGGCGCAGCTCGGGGCCCTGGACGGCGAGCTGGAGCTCATGGCGCAGCACGACACGTCGCTCTCCGGGCAGCTCTCGGCGCTCATGGCGCGGGCCGCGCAGCCCGATGCGGAGTCGAAGGCCTGGGCGTGGGCGGAGCTTGCGGGCCGGGAGTCCGGCCGCAGCAACTATGAGCGGAACAACCTCGCACAGGGCTTTTGGTCCTCCGGCGAGCCGGAGGTGCTCGCGGGCTACGTGGAGCGCTACCTCACGGAGGTGCCGGCCCTCTCCGGCGTGGTCGGGGAGGACGCGCTGGCCCGTGTGGCCCAGCTCGCGTTCCCGCTGCCGGTGCCCACGCAGGCCACGGCCGACGCGGTGGACGCCGTCCTGGCCGGTGGCACGGTCTCGCCCGCGGTGCGCCGCAGCATGGTCGACCAGCGGGCGGTCCTGACGGAGGTGCTGCGCTCGCAGGAGCGGCACGGGGCATGA
- the htpX gene encoding zinc metalloprotease HtpX, translating into MRKHHNGLKTTLLFALIWALFLAMGALIGGGRFIWLFAVFGLLSTAYTYWNSDKLAIRAMRAREVGPHEAPEMHRIVTELAATAGQPMPRLYISPTSAPNAFATGRNPQNAAVCCTTGILGLLDERELRGVLGHELMHVYNRDILTSAVASAISGVITSIAQMMFFFGGGQDRPNPLAMLAMALLAPLGATVIQLAISRTREFDADEDGAHLTGDPLALASALRKIEAGASARPLRPEPRLESVSHMMIANPFRGSDVAKLFSTHPPMDQRVARLEAMARHGTGR; encoded by the coding sequence ATGAGGAAGCATCACAACGGTTTGAAGACCACGCTGTTGTTCGCGCTCATCTGGGCCCTCTTCCTGGCGATGGGGGCGCTCATCGGCGGCGGCCGCTTCATCTGGCTCTTCGCCGTCTTCGGCCTGCTCTCCACGGCGTACACGTACTGGAACTCCGACAAGCTGGCGATCCGCGCGATGCGGGCCCGCGAGGTGGGGCCGCACGAGGCGCCGGAGATGCACCGCATCGTCACCGAGCTCGCGGCCACGGCGGGGCAGCCGATGCCGCGCCTGTACATCTCGCCCACCAGCGCCCCGAACGCCTTCGCCACCGGCCGCAACCCGCAGAACGCGGCGGTCTGCTGCACCACGGGCATCCTGGGGCTGCTCGACGAGCGGGAGCTGCGCGGCGTGCTTGGCCACGAGCTCATGCACGTCTACAACCGCGACATCCTCACCTCGGCGGTGGCCTCGGCGATCTCCGGTGTGATCACCTCCATCGCGCAGATGATGTTCTTCTTCGGCGGCGGGCAGGACCGTCCGAACCCGCTGGCGATGCTGGCGATGGCCCTGTTGGCGCCGCTGGGGGCGACCGTGATCCAGCTGGCGATCAGCCGCACCCGCGAGTTCGACGCGGACGAGGACGGAGCCCACCTGACCGGTGACCCGCTCGCGCTGGCCAGTGCGCTCCGCAAGATCGAGGCCGGCGCCTCGGCGCGCCCGCTGCGTCCCGAGCCCAGGCTCGAGAGCGTGAGCCACATGATGATCGCGAACCCCTTCCGGGGCAGCGACGTGGCCAAGCTGTTCTCCACCCACCCGCCGATGGACCAGCGGGTGGCGCGCCTGGAGGCGATGGCGCGGCACGGCACCGGGCGTTGA